Within Lolium rigidum isolate FL_2022 chromosome 5, APGP_CSIRO_Lrig_0.1, whole genome shotgun sequence, the genomic segment caaatttgcataacttGAAAGTTTGGGAAGTTACAACTGTCTCTAAAAGAGGATAGGAAACAGAAATTGCAACTGCACAGGCACCAGCTAGCTGTGTACGAGTTTTATTTGGAAACCTAGCTGTGCAGGTGGATTCCTCTCTGTAGAATGTAGATCACCTAATGCTTTCTATTTTGCACATATCTGTGACCTGTAGCCAGAACGTGAGCTGTGGTCAGACCTCAGAGGCAAATTTAGAAATGAACGATGAAGGAGAGCTAGCGTGCATGATCGATTGCGTTCCGTTGTACGGTTGTAGAGGAGCTCCGCTACCGCTATAAAACCCCAGCTTCCCTCGGGTCCTCCCACAAACAACAAGCCGCCACAGAAACTGTCTTCCCCGATCGAGCTAGCCGGCCGATCACCCAGCAGACGGAACCATGGTGCACGCCGGCGAAACCACCCACATCCTCCTCGTCCCGTACCCAGCCCAGGGCCACCTGAACCCGATCCTCCAGTTCGGCAAGCGCCTCGCGGCCCACGCCGGCGTGCGGTGCACCGTCGCGGCGACCCGGTTCGTCGTCGGCTCCACGAAGCCCTCCCCGGGCTCGGTGCGCGTCGCCGCCTTCTCCGACGGCTGCGACGGCGGCGGGCCCGCCGAGCTGGGCGGCCACGAGGGGCCCTACTTCGAGCGGCTGGAGGCGGCCGGGTCGGAGACGCTGGACGAGCTCCTCCGGTCCGAGGCGGCGCAGGGCCGGCCGGTGCGCGTGGTGGTGTACGACACGTTCATGCCGTGGGTGGTGCCCCTGGCGCGCCGGCACGGCGCCGCGTGCGCCGCGTTCCTCACCCAGACGTGCGCCGTGGACGTCGTGTACACGCACGCGCGCGCTGGGCGCGTGCCCGTGCCGATGCGCGACGGTGATGCGGCGCTCGAGCTCGCCGGGCTCCAGgtccgcctcgccgccgacgaGGTGCCGGGGGTCCTGACGGAGGCCGCCGACGAACGCACTGCCCTGCGCAACATGCTGATGAACCAGTTCGCGGGGCTGGACAAGGTGGACCACGTCCTCGTCAACTCCTTCCACGACCTCGAGCCGCAGGTAAGCACACCTCGACCTCGACCTCCATCTCGAATATTACACACACAGATTCTTCGCACCCGGCGCCAAATGGCAACGTGTATCTCACGCGCAGCCGTTTCTTGCTGTTAATTGCCGTGTTTGTACTTATATGCATGCATGTCGATCGTTCATGAATGCCAACCTATGCAAATCAAGCTTTGTCCAAATTAGCGTGCAATTAATAGTTTCCTGCCATTGAATCTGAGCAATGCTGCCATCGATGTGCATCCACAGGAGGCAGAGTACCTGGCGTCGACGCTGGGCGCGAGGACGATCGGCCCGACGGTGCCGTCGGCGTACCTGGACAACCGCCTCCCCGACGACGTCTCCTACGGCTTCCACCTGCACACCCCGATGACCGCGGTGACCAAGGCgtggctggacgcgcacccgcccCGCTCCGTCGTGTACGCCTCCTTCGGCAGCATCGTGGCGCCGGGGCCGGACCAGATGGCCGAGGTCGCCGAGGGCCTCTGCGGCGCCGGCAGCAGCCCCTTCCTGTGGGTGGTCCGCGCCACGGAGACTGCCAAGCTGCCCGAGGCCTTCGCGGCGACGGCGAAGGCGCGGGGAGACCTCATCGTGCCGTGGTGCCCGCAGCTGGAGGTGCTGGCGCACCCCGCCGTCGGCTGCTTCGTCACCCACTGCGGCTGGAACTCGACCGTCGAGGCGCTCAGCGCCGGCGTGCCGATGGTGGCCGTGCCGCAGTTCTCGGACCAGCCCACCAACGCCAAGTACATCGAGGACGTGTGGCGCGTCGGCGTGCGCGCGCGCCCGgacgccggcggggtggtgcggaAGGAGGAGGTCGAGAGGTGCGTGAGGGAGGTGATGGGCGGCGAGGGCACGTACATGATCAAGGCGGCGGAgtggaggaagaaggccaaggcgGCCGTCAGCGACGGCGGGAGCTCCGACAGGAACATCGCCGACTTTCTCTCCAAATATCGCGCGGCAAAATGATCGCCCTACTTCTACTTGTCGAGGTCCTGTGGATTTGCGTGGCCTCATTTCGGGCCGGCTCCTCGATCCATGATGTGTGACCTGCTACTGACAGCCGATTCTTTCTTCCGCGATAACAACAGCCCGGTTGTTAGCTGGCCGTGAACTGAAACTAAAATAAGCATCATTCCTCTTGTTGATTAATTTCGCATCTTGCCGTCGTTTATCTTTCTTTAAAAAAACAGACATAGCCTGGCTTCTCCATCAGCACACAACTTCATTTATTATATAgttttttttaatgaagtttGCATCCATAGATTAAGATACAGCTTCAAATAGACGCTTATATATAAAACACTACACGTCCTTCCTCTTGCCCTTTGCCGATGAAACCAATCTTGCCTTTCCTGCTGATGCCCACAAATACAGGAGATCGCTAAAATATTCGATGAAAAACATTATCTAAATTTATAGTTTGACTTAAGTGGACGCAAGAATACCAATAAAAAtttagcaattgagacgtcacCCTCAACCACATATGTATATCAACAAACTCACAAAGCAAGTTGTGATTTTATATCAGTTGATTCAAAACAGTAAAAATAAACAATAAATAAAAGTAGCAAATTTCTAGTTTTCACCGGAAGAAGTAATGTAAAACTTTCAGTGACTAAAAGCGTAGACATGAGTCAGCAATGGGGTAATAtatggatgatattgatcatgtaattTAATCCAGCTAACATAGCATTCATCTCTAATTTGGTTGTGTGTAGGTGTGCGATCCAAATATAGTTAGCGTACTAACTAAGAGAATTTCCATAACATCTTGTATCCTGCTTGCCCATTTTACCGGGAGTAACTTGAAACTACAAGCAATTAAGATCTACCCTTTCGAAtagaccagagcaaagcattaagattcatgaactCACAAAATCCTCGAATTATCACATCTcctccttgtttttccctatcTGTCACCTTGGGGATTCGCATGATCAACATAATAACAAGTAATACACCTTGCAGATAAATACTAACCACATATATATGATAAGGCAATATAGGTTCAGTACTAAAATCAtttcactcgggccctagtaacaagcattaaacataacaacagtgtaccaacactcatacataAATATCTTCAAGACGAACACCTAAAATTTCGATACATAAGAAGGATTACATGATCAAGCTGATCCAAAACCCATCCAcctcatggtgatggagagtgagtcCATGATGGTTGGTGATGATGACGGTGGCGGTGATTatgaagaagccctcgaaatccctctctccggggtggagagcaggatcaataTGACTTCCGAAACAAAGATCGTGGTCTTGGCGACGCTCTGTTTCGCGAAATTTGTGTCCTTCCAGGggtaggtttttagggtatataagacACCTCTCCAAGGGGGAGGCGAGACGACAACTGAGGGCCCAACGGGCTTGGGTGGCGCACCCAAAGAAGTAGGACGTGCCACCTGGCCTCGTTCGTGCCTCGGGGCTCCCCTCTCATGATCCAAAGCTCCAGATCCCTTCTTTTGGTAAAACACTTCCATGGTATTTTTCCCCGATTTTATTTCCTATGAAAACTTGACAAAAATGAGACTTTGCTAAAAACAATATCAGATTCGGCAGTTTTTACCCAAGTATGGTGGGATTCCGGAGTAATCCATTGAGCAACATGCTTGGAAAAGTAGATATAATTgggatgtatcaactcccccaagcttagctcgtTTTTCGTCCTCAAACAACTCAAACGCAGTGTAGAAACGATAAAATACTTTGACAAGAACTTTGCTCTATGCATGCATAAACAATTGAACATGGAAAGTATTCGATACATAGCTTCACAAATGAATGACAAAGTATTACTAAATATGCACTATGTTCATGTTCCTCTATCCATGCATGGTGTAAAGGAGGTACTATATGGCAACGATGTTTGGACAAGATTAATTGGTAGTGGTAACAAGTAAAGTTCTTGCATCGCATTTGATTGAATCATGAGCAAGGTTGTTGAGACCTTTTGATTCCCTCAGTTGTTAACTAGTAATTTCACCATACTTGCATTGCAAAACCAAATAATGGGAGGATGTCATACCCTTCCAGTCCTTCAACATTCAGACTCTCATAGAGGACTCATACATGAGTAAGAAGCTAGTATTTTTTGTTGACCGTAAAATGGAGTGGCAAGGTAGGTGTTTGCTTATTAGATTTAACACCTTATGAGTGGAAGGGGTGCATCCCTTTGTAGCATAAAAGTGTAAGTCAGCGGACACTTCTTAGTTTTGGCTCTTTATGTCTTCAAAGCAATCGACTCATTGGGTTCTATCTCCTCTCCttattttctctctttttttctttcgtTATCAAATCTCTCATTTTTTACTCTTCTAATAGAGGATGCTCTTTGCTGAAAGTTTCACCATGATTAGGCATAGCTTTGTTAGTggcccattgctcttctctcACGAGTACCGCAATGAGGTACCTACATGCCGCCTGTAGAAAGGACCAAAGGAGATATATATCTCTACTACAggccatccatacagggacaacatgaacaacacacGGTGTGCATCCTCTCTAACTTTCTATCactttttctctaaaaaaaattcttctctttttgcttctttttcgtttctttttatAGGAGTTGGCTCAATGGTTCAAGGCTAAAATAAAATGGTTTGTCAACCAAATATACCATCAACCGACATATATATGTTTCAACGATGAGTTCTGCCATTTAAAGGGTTGGTCATACATacatcaaccttcatattttaaagacacataggaatataattcatcattgaatatgtgtcgAGTCTGCAATAACATGTATGATGGGATATGTATATTTACTCAAAACCAGTATCTCTCAATCATgtatatgtaggataacgttgcatagaaaacaaaaaatttcctaccgcgaacacgcaatccaagccaagatgcaatctagaagacggtagcaacgaggggattatcgagtctcacccttgaagagattccaaagcctacaagatgaggctcttgttgctgcggtagacgttcacttgccgcttgcaaaagcgcgtagaagatcttgatcacgatccctccggcgccacgaacgggcagcacctccgtactcggtcacacgtttggttgttgatgaagacgatgtccacctccccgttccagcgggcagcggaagtagtagctcctcttgaatccgacagcacgacggcgtggtgtcggtggcggtggagaatcccggcggagcttcgctaagcgtgcggggaagaaggagtagtggggcggctagggtttggggagaggggggcgccggccatctagtggtgcggccaccttgtggtgcttggggtggccggccccctccccttggccctcattatataggtggaacacccaagagttggtctacaagtcttcgaataagaccccaaaccaaaaccttccataactcatgaaacctacccaagctaggactcccactagaggtgggagttccaccttccttgggagggggtggccggccccccttggggagtccacttgggactcctcccccttagggttggccggccatgggaggtggagtcccaccgggaatccgccttccttggtggtttcttccggaattttctagaaccttctagaaccttccgaatcattttaaatcacataaaatgacatcctatacatgaatcttattctccggaccattctggaactcctcgtgatgtccgggatctcatccgggactccgaacaaatattcgaactccattccatattcaagttctaccatttcaacatccaactttaagtgtgtcaccctacggttcgtgtactatgtggacatggttgagtactcactccgaccaataaccaatagcgggatctggagatccataatggctcccacatattcaacgatgactttagtgatcgaatgaaccattcacatacgataccaattccctttgtcacgcgatattttacttgtccgaggtttgatcatcggtatcactctataccttgttcaacctcgtctcttgacaagtactctttactcgtaccgtggtatgtggtctcttatgaactcattcatatgcttgcaagacattagacgacattccaccgagagggcccagagtatatctatccgtcatcgggatggacaaatcccactcgttgatccatatgcctcaactcatactttccggatacttaatcccacctttataaccacccatttacgcgagtggcgtttggtgtaatcaaagtacctttccggtataagtgatttacatgatctcatggtcataaggactaggtaactatgtatcgaaagcttatatcaaataacttaatgacgagatcttatgctacgcttaattgggtgtgtccattacatcattcatacaatgatataaccttgttattaataacatccaatgttcatgattatgaaactaatcatccattaatcaacaagctagttaagaggcatactagggactctttgttgtttacatatcacacatgtactaatgtttcggttaatacaattatagcatgacatataaacatttatcatacacataaagatataaataataacgttttattattgcctctagggcatatctccttcagtctcccacttgcactagagtcaataatctagattacattgtaatatacctaacacccatggcattctggtgttggtcatgctttgccctagggagagctttagtcaacggatctgctacattcggatcggtgtgtactttgcaaatctttacttctccatcttcgatgtactcacgaatcgagtggtaacgcagcttgatatgcttcggcctcttgtgtgaccttggctcttgtgcattggcgatggcacccatgttatcacagtaaatgattaatgggtccaatgcactaggaaccacaccgagctctacaatgaacctcttcatccataccgcttctgatgaagcctgctgaagccgctatgtactccgattcggttgaagacttcgccaccgtgcactgcttcgagcttgcccatcttactgcagcaccattcaatataaacacgtacccggatcgtgacttagagtcatcgggatcggtgttccaacttgcatcggtgtaaccacttacaacgagctcttggtcacctccataacaaagaaacatatccttagttcttttcaagtacttcgaggatattcttgaccgctgtccagtgttccattcccggatcactttgatatctgctagtcaaactaacaagcatgtgctatatccggtctagtacatagcatggcatacatgatagatcctatcgccgaggcataggggatattactcatcctctctctttcttcgccgtagccggtccttgagtcttactcaagaccttgctcggtaacataggtaagaaccctttcttactttcgtccattctaaacttctttagaatcttgtccaggtatgtactctgtgatagccctattaggcgtcttgatctatctctataaatcttgatgcctaatatatacgatgcttcaccaaggtctttcattgaaaaactattattcaaataaccttttacacttgcttaatagttctatatcattcccgatcaataatatgtcatctacatataatatcaggaatgctacggagctcccactcactttcttgtaaatacaggcctctccatgacactcgtataaacccgaagtctttgatcaccttatcaaagcgtcggttccaacttcttgatgcttgcttcggtccatagattgaacgctgaagtttgcatactttgtcgagcatttttaggatcgacaaaacctttgggttgtaccatatacaactcttcctcaatgtctccattaaggaacgccgttttgacatccatctgccaaatctcataatcgaaaaatgcagctattgctaacaaaatcctcacagattttagcttcgctacagctgagaaagtctcatcgtagtcaactccttgaatttttcggaaaccctttgcgacaagtcgagctttatagacagtaatattaccatcgacatctgtttttctcttgaagatccatttattctcgacagccttttggctatcaggtaagtctaccaaagtccatactttgttatcatacatggatcccatttcggatttcatggcttcttgccatttgttggaatctgggctcatcatcgcttcttcatacgtcgcagggtcctcatcattgttatccacaatcatgacatttagacaaggatcataccaatcaggagtggcacgttcccttgtcgatctgcgaggttcgatagtttcctcgttcgaagtttcatgatcattatcattagcttcctctcgttgccggtgtaggcggtacaggtacaacttctggtactgcgctactctgatcaacgagtatagattcatcaatctcatcgagttctacttttcttccagtcacttctttagtgagaaattctttctcaagaaacactagtaggaaaacccttataggcaaagcttagttttgtggcgcaccactaaaaatgcaccacagaatattattttgtggcgcaccattctgggtgcgccacagaaatagcttaattttgtggcgcactatgaaatgctgcgccacaaaaacttggtggggcccacatcctgtcaCGCCCAACCATTGGTCTTACCTTTTCTACGGCGCACCGcacccggtgcgccacgaaataacgtattctgtggcgcactggcctcggtgcgccacagaaataatgttttctgtggcgcacttgtctcggtgcgccacagaaataacgtgtcctatatcaaggccgtacccctccctcgccacagttcctctcccctctctcccctctctccccgcgccgccgccttccatggcgagcgctgccgtcgctgtcgccgccgccgccgccttcctccgcgagggccggatgccgccacgctccacccatccccgccaccagcagcacaagccgctgcggcgtggaggaggaggggctggcacggcgtcaaggtggaggagccgccgccgcgtcaaggtggaggagccgccgcgacctccacccctgccgtcgtcgtcggtgagctcctccacgacTCTCcaaatcgtcggtgagctccctcccctcccctccctcttcctcccccgcgcgagcacaacgtgctcgacgaaatgctcgctcggttggctctggatgcattgctgctagtgatgcttagtcgttaatcttgatgctactcggttcatttgttggctctggatgcattgtcgctagtgatgcattgcttgctcggttggttcatttgatgctacctggttcatttgttgtgctcggtgaggttaactcgttaatcttgatggcttattactactggttcatttgttgtgctcggtgaggttaactcgttaacaattttcttgatgggttcataggaatttgatgctacttgttcatttaaatgcttgttgtgctcgaGTGAGGTTAagctggttcataggaatttaaatgcatgaaatgctacttggtgggcttgtatacatacatatttatagttgctcttggttggctctgggattagttttctggaccccaagtaattctctgtTGGGATTAGTTTTCCGGACCCCAAGTTTTTGGACCcccgatgatttacttgatggattcttgtgagcttatggtatgcttataatgctgcgattagtggggatgcttacttggatcatgtgcatatagttcatatagttccctaaaaataaagaatgctccctggccagaagcttgatgtcttagctcagccaatgatgcaaaggctgaggcaaaaacttggataagaacatatactaaaatgtgtaatttaaatggaatgcttatgatggttactaccaagtgatgaataatcccttatggtaccccagctttgttttgaactcaactgagtaatgataaatttctatttcttgtgttggctttgatgaaaatagagatatccacagtaggggatcatgtaaatgaatgccacctgtggtatcctttgaagaaaaaggactgtttacgatggttttaaaaggctaggtggtgctaggtgattcggttggctaccaagacttgtctcatccggttagccgggatatgctatgtgttgttgcttgtttaggcatatctatcacttacttggatttacttggttcttgattggcctctcttttgccagcatcacttggtctatataccaagtgatgaataatccctttggagcatctgctccatgcatgctatgtgtgtttgagcatcttgacttatgtccctatgataatggatcatcaaatgtttccctttgtccctggttgcctccttaattgatgccttatgatccaaatgatccaagtcccttgcatgatcccatttgtccctaatgttgcttaattaagatgaataaattccctctaatcaccatttggagatcaagactagttcttgatatccattagttactgtcaacacatgtgtttgcatgtgtgtgtgagtctgcttgtagtgtcacttgactattcaagtttcaatgttggttacttttcctctagtgcaagaaatggttgagcagatgtttatccactgttggcctttattcttgggtagctcaaagtgtcatgcacttacttggatcatcaaatgtttcccttaatttgtccctggttgcctccttaattgatgccttatgatccaaattactatattattggattgagtgatatggctactcgcttgtttgctctccaaatgctatatatgtgtatttgaccatgcttatgatggatttcttttaaggactctagctagattagaggggaaaaagttgctgctttgttgcctatgataatggatcatcaaatgtttccctttgtccctggttgcctccttaattgatgccttatgatccaaatgacccaagtcccttgcatgatcccatttgtccctaatgttgcttaagatgaataaattccctctaatcaccatttggagatcaagactagttcttgatttccattagctagactccaatattaaaaatgtctcccaaatatggagacaaacattttaacattaccccaagtgatttacttgtcgatgattagatggttggtcgatcactcgtacactcgggggtggagcaagtgaggcttggtgtgatggcacaaatatcaatatcttgtgcatcctacctggcctcacttactccatccctggatgttaatatttgtttcgaccaacaaagtatgaggcattccatttagttcatatatactagctacttcttaattgcattggcctttcttccattttagtgccgatgattaaattgtttggtcacttgtacactctggggtggggccagtgagcctggtgcgatggcacaaatatcaatctcttgtgcatcctacctggcctcactgaccccatcccggaatgttaatatttctttcgaccaacaaagtatgaggcatatgatatctagttgagataccacttggctctttcttccattttagtgccgatgattagaatgtttggtcacctatacgccgcaatatactttgtaga encodes:
- the LOC124657460 gene encoding UDP-glucosyltransferase UGT13248-like — encoded protein: MVHAGETTHILLVPYPAQGHLNPILQFGKRLAAHAGVRCTVAATRFVVGSTKPSPGSVRVAAFSDGCDGGGPAELGGHEGPYFERLEAAGSETLDELLRSEAAQGRPVRVVVYDTFMPWVVPLARRHGAACAAFLTQTCAVDVVYTHARAGRVPVPMRDGDAALELAGLQVRLAADEVPGVLTEAADERTALRNMLMNQFAGLDKVDHVLVNSFHDLEPQEAEYLASTLGARTIGPTVPSAYLDNRLPDDVSYGFHLHTPMTAVTKAWLDAHPPRSVVYASFGSIVAPGPDQMAEVAEGLCGAGSSPFLWVVRATETAKLPEAFAATAKARGDLIVPWCPQLEVLAHPAVGCFVTHCGWNSTVEALSAGVPMVAVPQFSDQPTNAKYIEDVWRVGVRARPDAGGVVRKEEVERCVREVMGGEGTYMIKAAEWRKKAKAAVSDGGSSDRNIADFLSKYRAAK